In one Mycobacteroides chelonae genomic region, the following are encoded:
- a CDS encoding HpcH/HpaI aldolase/citrate lyase family protein has protein sequence MTLLDAGPGWLFCPADRPERFEKADAAADVVIIDLEDGVAAADRPAARDALINTPLDPDRTVVRLNPANTAEHRLDVEALARTEYRTVMLAKSEHADHVAALAPWCVVVLVETPLGALNVAELVRPGNVVAAMWGAEDLFAATWGTNNRWPDGSYRDVARHVRSQTLLAAKAFGRIAVDSVYLDITGLDGLRAEADDAVAVGFDAKVAIHPTQVNVIRAAYRPAAERVRWAHGVLELAGRERGVFQFEGAMVDAPVLRRAERIIQLNMVTGGRPG, from the coding sequence GTGACACTTCTTGATGCCGGTCCGGGCTGGCTGTTCTGTCCGGCCGATCGCCCCGAACGCTTCGAAAAAGCCGATGCAGCAGCAGATGTGGTGATTATCGATCTTGAGGACGGGGTTGCGGCTGCCGATCGCCCTGCTGCCCGCGACGCCCTGATCAATACCCCGCTGGATCCCGATCGCACCGTGGTGCGCCTCAACCCGGCCAACACCGCTGAACACCGGCTGGATGTCGAGGCACTCGCGCGGACCGAGTACAGGACCGTAATGCTGGCCAAGAGCGAACACGCGGATCACGTCGCGGCACTGGCACCGTGGTGCGTGGTGGTCCTCGTCGAGACTCCGTTGGGAGCTCTCAACGTCGCGGAGTTGGTGCGGCCCGGGAACGTTGTCGCGGCGATGTGGGGTGCCGAGGATCTCTTTGCCGCGACGTGGGGTACCAACAACCGCTGGCCAGACGGCAGCTACCGCGATGTAGCGCGGCATGTGCGTTCGCAAACCCTCTTGGCGGCAAAGGCATTTGGCCGGATAGCCGTGGATTCGGTGTACCTCGATATCACGGGGCTCGATGGTCTGCGTGCGGAAGCGGATGACGCGGTGGCCGTCGGATTCGACGCCAAGGTGGCGATCCATCCCACGCAGGTAAACGTCATTCGCGCGGCCTACCGGCCGGCCGCCGAACGGGTGCGCTGGGCGCACGGTGTGCTTGAGCTGGCGGGCCGGGAACGCGGTGTCTTCCAGTTCGAGGGCGCCATGGTTGATGCGCCCGTGCTTCGGCGCGCGGAGCGAATCATCCAGCTGAACATGGTGACTGGCGGGAGGCCCGGGTGA